The following proteins are encoded in a genomic region of Rhizobium sp. CCGE531:
- a CDS encoding pyridoxal phosphate-dependent aminotransferase: MSLPQHNLPNAMSGRDALEGIRAQIRDMRTDNIAVLAKRARELGGVIPLWFGEGDIVTPEFIRDAAKKTLDDGATFYVPNMRGLATLNEALSDYQTHWHQRPIPIERTTVAPGGMQALYMALELLVDVGTNVVYVAPQWPNIHNAIHLIGGEPRAVSLDFDTDWRLDLDKLFARCDARTRAIFLSTPSNPTGWTASREEMQALLDFSRRTGIWIISDEVYARLYFDGDIAPSILQVAEDGDRVIAINSFSKAWAMTGWRVGWLTHPSAVADQLGAMTQYINSGTSAMVQAGAAAALREGEPLVSEIRGRIKAGLDLAYEKLPKIPGMILPEKPRGGMYAFFALQGEPDATALCERILETARVGLAPGYHFGEASRAFLRMCTFRETEQMRIALDRMVNAMT, translated from the coding sequence TTGTCTCTACCGCAGCATAACCTGCCGAACGCGATGTCAGGCCGCGATGCCCTCGAAGGCATTCGCGCCCAGATCCGCGACATGCGCACCGACAACATCGCAGTCCTTGCCAAGCGCGCCCGCGAACTGGGCGGCGTCATTCCGCTCTGGTTCGGCGAAGGCGATATCGTAACGCCGGAGTTCATCCGCGATGCTGCGAAGAAGACGCTTGACGATGGCGCGACCTTCTACGTGCCGAACATGCGCGGATTGGCGACGCTCAACGAAGCGCTGTCGGACTATCAGACGCACTGGCATCAGCGCCCTATCCCGATCGAGCGCACGACGGTCGCGCCCGGCGGCATGCAGGCGCTCTACATGGCGCTCGAACTGCTCGTCGATGTCGGCACCAATGTCGTCTATGTCGCGCCGCAATGGCCGAACATTCACAACGCCATCCATCTGATCGGCGGCGAGCCGCGCGCCGTGTCGCTCGATTTCGATACCGACTGGCGCCTCGATCTCGACAAGCTCTTCGCACGCTGCGATGCCCGCACCCGCGCCATCTTCCTGTCGACACCATCCAATCCAACGGGCTGGACAGCCTCGCGCGAGGAGATGCAGGCGCTGCTGGATTTCAGCCGCCGCACCGGCATCTGGATCATCTCCGACGAGGTCTATGCCCGCCTCTATTTCGATGGCGACATCGCCCCTTCGATCCTGCAGGTGGCCGAGGATGGCGATCGCGTGATCGCGATCAACAGCTTCTCCAAGGCATGGGCAATGACCGGCTGGCGCGTCGGCTGGCTGACGCACCCGTCCGCCGTTGCCGACCAGCTCGGCGCCATGACGCAGTATATCAACAGCGGTACCTCGGCCATGGTTCAGGCCGGAGCTGCCGCCGCCCTGCGCGAAGGCGAGCCGCTGGTTTCAGAAATCCGCGGCCGCATCAAGGCCGGCCTCGACCTCGCCTATGAGAAACTGCCGAAGATACCGGGCATGATCCTGCCGGAGAAACCGCGCGGTGGCATGTATGCCTTCTTCGCGCTGCAGGGCGAACCCGATGCGACGGCATTGTGCGAGCGCATCCTCGAAACGGCCCGCGTCGGCCTGGCGCCGGGATACCACTTCGGCGAAGCGTCCCGCGCGTTCCTGCGCATGTGCACCTTCCGCGAAACTGAACAGATGCGCATCGCGCTCGATCGCATGGTCAACGCGATGACATGA
- a CDS encoding amino acid ABC transporter permease: protein MSFVDTFFNSDVMISAFPQLLRGLWMTIALGVVSILIGVTGGLVVSLIRLYAPKPLQLLMVAYIDIMRAMPMLVVLILIYYALPFIGISFSAWWSAILGFSIVLAAYSAEVFRSGIESVPRGQFEAAAALGIPFLITLYKVVLPQAVRIVIPPTTSNCVSMFKDTSLASTVALPELLKEGQNAQGLYANPSPLIMAAVIYVILLWPMVRLVSVLEKRFKNEQAR from the coding sequence ATGTCTTTCGTCGATACCTTCTTCAATTCCGACGTCATGATCTCGGCTTTCCCCCAGCTGCTGCGCGGGCTTTGGATGACGATCGCGCTCGGCGTGGTCAGTATCCTGATCGGCGTCACCGGCGGCCTCGTCGTCAGCCTGATCCGCCTCTATGCTCCCAAGCCGCTGCAGCTATTGATGGTCGCCTATATCGACATCATGCGCGCCATGCCGATGCTGGTTGTGCTGATCCTGATCTATTACGCGCTGCCTTTCATCGGCATCAGCTTTTCCGCCTGGTGGTCGGCGATCCTCGGATTTTCCATCGTGCTGGCTGCCTATTCGGCGGAAGTCTTCCGCTCAGGGATCGAAAGCGTGCCGCGCGGCCAGTTCGAGGCCGCCGCCGCCCTCGGCATTCCCTTCCTGATCACGCTTTACAAGGTCGTGCTGCCGCAGGCGGTCCGCATCGTCATCCCACCGACGACGAGCAACTGCGTGTCGATGTTCAAGGATACGTCGCTCGCCTCGACCGTGGCCCTGCCGGAACTGCTGAAAGAGGGGCAGAACGCCCAGGGCCTCTATGCCAACCCCTCGCCGCTGATCATGGCCGCGGTGATCTATGTCATCCTGCTCTGGCCGATGGTGCGCCTCGTCAGCGTGCTCGAGAAGAGGTTCAAGAACGAGCAAGCCAGATAA
- a CDS encoding cysteine desulfurase-like protein produces MSSAPSASQFAGHNSFPVDEVRAMFPAIRKAGDFVFLDNAGGAQVPQTVVDAVANHLIDFNVQRMAKYQHSQGVDRNLEEARESVAMLVNAYRPEEISFGQNATSFIRLVSLGIAKLLGERNEIVVTDMDHDANIATWMALEGDGAKIVWWRMREDGTLHTEDLKPLLNDKTRLVACTVTAHSIGTIVDVAAVCKLAQPAGAETFLDCVHYGPHGLIDVQAWGCDYLVCSGYKNFSPHMGFLWGRYDALVKLPTFKEDFIPDVPPYKIEVGTFTYENVAGMNAAVKYLEGLGRRFLPAGDHSRREALAAAMGAIRQYELMLSREMIAVLKRHGATIYGISDEARLEQRVPTICFNMPGITPQEFADEMGKERIGLRDGHMFAPRLMKRLGLSMETGAIRVSLVHYNKVEEIARFDAVLTEIMARRS; encoded by the coding sequence ATGAGCTCCGCCCCTTCCGCATCGCAATTCGCCGGTCACAACAGCTTCCCTGTCGACGAGGTCCGCGCCATGTTTCCGGCCATCCGGAAGGCCGGTGATTTCGTCTTTCTCGACAATGCGGGCGGCGCGCAGGTGCCGCAGACGGTGGTGGATGCGGTTGCCAATCACCTCATCGATTTCAACGTGCAGCGCATGGCGAAATACCAGCACAGCCAGGGCGTCGACCGCAATCTGGAAGAGGCGCGCGAAAGCGTCGCCATGCTGGTGAATGCTTACAGACCGGAAGAAATCTCCTTCGGCCAGAACGCCACCTCCTTCATCCGCCTCGTGAGCCTCGGCATTGCCAAGCTGCTTGGCGAGCGCAACGAGATCGTCGTCACCGACATGGATCACGACGCCAACATCGCCACCTGGATGGCGCTGGAAGGAGACGGCGCCAAGATCGTGTGGTGGCGCATGCGTGAGGACGGCACGCTGCATACGGAAGATCTGAAGCCGCTGCTCAACGACAAGACCCGCCTTGTCGCCTGCACCGTCACGGCGCATTCCATCGGCACGATCGTCGACGTTGCCGCCGTCTGTAAACTCGCGCAGCCGGCCGGTGCCGAAACCTTCCTCGATTGCGTCCATTACGGCCCGCATGGCCTGATCGACGTTCAGGCTTGGGGTTGCGACTATCTCGTCTGCTCCGGCTACAAGAATTTCTCGCCGCATATGGGCTTCCTCTGGGGCCGCTACGACGCGCTGGTCAAGCTGCCGACCTTCAAGGAAGACTTCATTCCCGATGTGCCGCCCTACAAGATCGAAGTCGGCACCTTCACCTATGAGAACGTCGCCGGCATGAATGCCGCGGTCAAATATCTCGAAGGGCTTGGCCGCCGGTTCCTGCCTGCCGGCGACCATAGCCGCCGCGAGGCGCTCGCAGCCGCCATGGGTGCGATCCGCCAATACGAGCTGATGCTTTCGCGCGAAATGATTGCCGTGCTGAAGCGCCACGGCGCCACCATCTACGGCATCTCCGACGAGGCTCGCCTGGAGCAGCGCGTGCCCACCATCTGCTTCAACATGCCCGGCATCACGCCGCAGGAATTCGCCGACGAAATGGGCAAAGAACGCATCGGCCTGCGCGACGGCCACATGTTCGCACCGCGCTTGATGAAGCGCCTCGGCCTGTCCATGGAAACAGGTGCCATCCGCGTGTCGCTGGTGCATTATAACAAGGTCGAAGAGATCGCGCGGTTCGATGCGGTCCTGACCGAGATCATGGCGCGGCGCAGTTAA
- a CDS encoding NAD(P)/FAD-dependent oxidoreductase, with protein sequence MSYDAIIVGAGHNGLAAAVHLASKGWKVAVIESNAEPGGAVKTREVTLPGFRHDLCAMNLSMFAGSAFFAQYKNELSAEGLGFMPAADCFASVFRDGTYLGVSTDLEKTAGAIADISPQDAAAWRNMLSQFGADAPHVFGLLGSPMPSMAAAKVVWKAWREKGTGWVYETARMLFASPRDFLDARFQNTKLKTMMAAWGLHLDFAPDVAGGALFPYLESMANQAFGMVIGKGGADTIIKAMATVLKSKGGELMLGTHVDKIVTSGGKATGVVLADGRRYEAKRAVIANVHPQILFGKLLDQDPSRREFDGKVKRFRAGPGTMMIHLALSGLPDWTAGKALQNFAYVHIAPDLEMMSRVYAEAMGGLLPAEPALVIGQPTAIDPSRAPAGQHVLWIQVRVLPAEFHGDAAGEITGTGWDEIKDAYAERVLDIVERYAPGLRGKILGQSVFSPIDLERENPNLVGGDNLSGSHHLDQNFLFRPVAGYSRYRTPVASLFMCGASTWPGAGTGAGSGFMLGKMLAK encoded by the coding sequence ATGAGCTATGATGCGATCATAGTGGGGGCCGGGCATAATGGCCTGGCGGCGGCGGTGCATTTGGCCTCCAAGGGCTGGAAAGTCGCCGTCATCGAGAGCAATGCGGAGCCCGGCGGCGCGGTCAAGACGCGCGAGGTGACGCTGCCCGGATTCAGGCACGATCTCTGTGCCATGAACCTCTCCATGTTCGCCGGCTCGGCCTTCTTTGCGCAGTACAAGAACGAGCTGTCGGCCGAAGGTCTGGGCTTCATGCCGGCTGCGGATTGCTTTGCCAGCGTCTTCCGCGACGGCACCTATCTCGGTGTCAGCACCGATCTCGAGAAGACAGCAGGCGCCATCGCCGATATCTCGCCGCAGGATGCCGCCGCCTGGCGCAACATGCTCTCGCAATTCGGCGCGGATGCCCCGCATGTTTTCGGTCTACTTGGTTCGCCAATGCCCTCGATGGCCGCAGCCAAGGTGGTGTGGAAGGCGTGGCGTGAAAAGGGGACGGGCTGGGTCTACGAGACGGCGCGCATGCTCTTTGCCTCGCCGCGCGATTTTCTCGATGCCCGTTTCCAGAATACCAAACTCAAGACCATGATGGCGGCCTGGGGGCTGCATCTTGACTTTGCGCCCGATGTCGCCGGCGGCGCGCTGTTTCCCTATCTCGAATCCATGGCCAATCAGGCCTTCGGCATGGTCATCGGCAAGGGCGGAGCCGATACCATCATCAAGGCGATGGCCACCGTGCTGAAAAGCAAGGGCGGCGAGCTGATGCTGGGAACGCATGTCGACAAGATCGTCACGTCAGGGGGCAAGGCGACGGGTGTCGTGCTGGCCGATGGCCGCCGTTACGAAGCAAAGCGCGCCGTCATCGCCAATGTCCATCCGCAGATCCTGTTCGGCAAGCTGCTGGATCAGGACCCGTCGCGTCGGGAGTTCGACGGCAAGGTCAAGCGCTTCCGCGCCGGACCTGGCACGATGATGATCCATCTGGCGCTGTCGGGCCTTCCGGATTGGACGGCGGGCAAGGCGCTCCAGAATTTCGCCTATGTGCATATCGCGCCGGATCTCGAAATGATGTCGCGTGTCTATGCCGAGGCCATGGGCGGTCTCCTGCCGGCCGAGCCCGCCTTGGTGATCGGGCAGCCAACGGCGATCGACCCGTCCCGCGCGCCGGCCGGACAGCATGTGCTCTGGATACAGGTGCGCGTCCTGCCGGCGGAATTCCACGGCGATGCAGCGGGAGAAATCACCGGCACAGGCTGGGATGAGATCAAGGATGCCTATGCCGAGCGCGTTCTCGATATCGTCGAACGCTATGCCCCCGGCTTGCGTGGCAAAATATTGGGGCAATCGGTGTTTTCACCCATCGATCTCGAACGCGAGAACCCGAATCTTGTCGGCGGCGACAACCTTTCCGGTAGCCATCATCTCGACCAGAATTTCCTCTTTCGCCCCGTCGCCGGCTATTCGCGCTACAGGACACCGGTCGCTTCACTGTTCATGTGCGGGGCTTCGACATGGCCGGGAGCGGGAACGGGGGCGGGTTCCGGTTTCATGTTGGGGAAAATGCTGGCCAAGTGA
- a CDS encoding aldolase/citrate lyase family protein, with amino-acid sequence MSDFRRNCIEQKLLVGTFAAIPHPVAIEVTAASGVDFLCIDWEHSQISRERIEDLIRAADVHRVPAMVRVPGHAAEDIATVLDAGAAGVLVPRVSTAEQARAAIKATRYPPLGARGVGPGRAAAYGYRIPDYLAKANAELVLAIQVETADGLANIAEIAAVDGVDLIFIGPGDLSVSIDAMGPAGKDRLDAAIRTIAETALSAGRAVGIFRPSPDDVGAWCEAGINFFLLASDTMFLGASLAAGIDAARKAKHTAKKEEN; translated from the coding sequence ATGAGCGATTTCCGCCGGAACTGTATCGAGCAGAAGCTGCTCGTCGGTACGTTCGCGGCCATTCCGCATCCGGTCGCCATCGAAGTCACGGCAGCCTCCGGCGTCGATTTTCTCTGCATCGACTGGGAGCATTCGCAGATCAGCCGCGAGCGTATCGAGGATCTGATCCGCGCCGCCGATGTCCATCGCGTTCCCGCCATGGTCCGCGTGCCCGGACATGCGGCGGAAGATATCGCGACTGTTCTGGACGCAGGTGCGGCGGGCGTTCTCGTGCCTCGCGTTTCAACGGCGGAGCAGGCGCGCGCCGCAATCAAGGCCACCCGCTATCCCCCGCTCGGCGCACGCGGCGTCGGCCCGGGCCGCGCCGCCGCCTATGGCTACCGGATTCCGGATTACCTCGCCAAGGCCAACGCGGAACTCGTACTTGCCATCCAGGTCGAAACGGCCGACGGGCTTGCCAATATCGCCGAGATCGCTGCCGTCGATGGCGTCGACCTCATCTTCATCGGCCCCGGTGATCTCTCCGTCTCGATCGATGCCATGGGACCGGCGGGCAAGGACAGGCTCGACGCGGCAATCAGAACCATCGCGGAAACGGCTTTGTCCGCCGGCCGCGCGGTCGGCATCTTCCGCCCATCCCCCGATGATGTCGGCGCATGGTGCGAAGCCGGCATAAATTTCTTTCTGCTGGCAAGCGACACGATGTTTCTCGGCGCCAGTCTGGCGGCCGGCATCGACGCTGCAAGAAAGGCAAAGCACACCGCGAAGAAGGAAGAAAACTGA
- a CDS encoding cyclase family protein, whose product MTASTLVSLASALLSGSVKVVDLTAPLGPDTPVLYLPPQFGKNTPKVKVHTISEYNQDGPFWAWNWLELGEHTGTHFDAPCHWVTGKDHPNNTTDTIPPQNFVAPVNVIDRSKEAAADPDYLLTVDSIKEWEADNGAIEAGSWMLLRTDWYKRNNSTEAFLNADENGPHSPGPTAEAIEYLLSKGIIGWGSETIGTDAGSAGGMNPPFPAHNLMHKANRYGLASLSNLDQLPAKGAVLIAAPLKFVKGTGSPVRALALIA is encoded by the coding sequence ATGACCGCTTCCACACTCGTCAGTCTCGCCTCGGCCCTGCTTTCGGGCTCAGTCAAGGTCGTCGATCTCACCGCGCCGCTCGGACCAGATACCCCAGTGCTTTACCTGCCGCCGCAGTTTGGCAAGAACACCCCCAAGGTCAAGGTCCACACGATCTCAGAATACAACCAGGATGGCCCCTTCTGGGCCTGGAACTGGCTGGAACTCGGCGAGCATACCGGCACGCATTTCGATGCGCCCTGTCACTGGGTCACCGGCAAGGACCATCCGAACAACACGACCGACACCATCCCGCCGCAGAATTTCGTGGCGCCGGTCAATGTCATCGACCGCTCCAAGGAAGCAGCTGCCGATCCCGACTATCTGCTGACGGTCGATAGCATCAAGGAATGGGAAGCTGACAACGGCGCGATCGAAGCCGGCAGCTGGATGCTGCTGCGCACCGACTGGTACAAGCGTAACAATTCGACCGAGGCCTTCCTGAATGCCGATGAAAACGGCCCCCACTCTCCCGGCCCGACGGCCGAGGCGATCGAATATCTGCTGAGCAAGGGCATCATCGGCTGGGGTTCGGAAACGATCGGCACCGATGCCGGATCGGCCGGCGGCATGAACCCGCCCTTCCCGGCGCATAACCTCATGCACAAGGCCAACCGTTATGGCCTTGCCAGCCTTTCCAATCTCGACCAGCTTCCGGCCAAGGGCGCCGTGCTGATCGCCGCTCCGCTGAAATTCGTCAAGGGCACCGGCTCGCCGGTTCGTGCACTGGCATTGATTGCATGA
- a CDS encoding ABC transporter substrate-binding protein, with protein sequence MPITRRSLLVLATAVGLAGGSHFAYAADVLNVGSYPNNPPFEYKTANGGFEGFEVDVVNEAAKRAGMTTNIADYGFQALFAATSSKRIDVAISSITITPERLKSQSFTQPFYDSDMGVATKDGNPIKTLADLKGKTVGVLSGSTGEKWVNDNKAAQGFADAKGYNSQQDMFLDLGAGRIDAVVSDIPGMQYLFVKTKGFAIKDRIKTGEQYGLMMTKDSPLLGKINDAVTAMKKDGTLEKIHEKWFGGKAPAGSSTITELPIPKA encoded by the coding sequence ATGCCCATTACTCGTCGTAGTCTATTGGTCCTAGCGACCGCCGTCGGCCTGGCCGGCGGAAGCCATTTTGCCTATGCCGCCGATGTGTTGAATGTCGGTTCCTATCCGAACAACCCGCCTTTCGAATACAAGACCGCCAATGGCGGCTTCGAAGGCTTCGAGGTCGATGTCGTCAACGAAGCGGCCAAGCGCGCCGGCATGACCACGAACATCGCCGACTACGGCTTCCAGGCGTTGTTTGCAGCAACCAGCTCCAAGCGCATCGACGTGGCGATCTCATCCATCACCATCACGCCGGAGCGCCTGAAGTCGCAGTCCTTCACACAGCCCTTCTACGACTCCGACATGGGCGTTGCCACCAAGGACGGCAACCCGATCAAGACGCTCGCCGATCTCAAGGGCAAGACCGTCGGCGTGCTGTCGGGCTCTACCGGTGAAAAATGGGTCAATGACAACAAGGCCGCGCAAGGCTTTGCCGACGCCAAGGGCTACAATTCGCAGCAGGACATGTTCCTCGATCTCGGCGCCGGCCGCATCGATGCCGTCGTCAGCGATATTCCGGGCATGCAGTATCTCTTCGTCAAGACCAAGGGCTTCGCCATCAAGGATCGCATCAAGACCGGCGAACAATACGGCCTGATGATGACCAAGGATTCGCCGCTGCTCGGTAAGATCAACGACGCCGTCACCGCGATGAAGAAGGACGGCACGCTGGAAAAGATCCACGAGAAGTGGTTCGGCGGCAAGGCGCCGGCCGGCTCCTCCACCATCACCGAATTGCCCATCCCCAAGGCGTGA
- a CDS encoding MarR family transcriptional regulator, producing MEERFSGTVLRRKRDENTKRPTMGEIGLNHFAPYLMNRLMARWNANLSEELREYDMTTAKMRALAVLSVSSSVTINELSVFAVTEQSTMSRTLDSLEQQGYIRRQPRAEDMRIRDVSITEEGRAAFEKVWPTMYDLFLQMFDGVDEAEYRTFISTLHKVLHNIRKHEI from the coding sequence ATGGAGGAACGGTTTTCAGGCACCGTTTTGAGGCGCAAGCGGGATGAGAACACAAAGCGCCCGACCATGGGCGAAATCGGCCTCAATCACTTCGCACCCTATCTCATGAACCGGCTGATGGCGCGCTGGAACGCCAACCTTTCGGAAGAACTGCGCGAATACGACATGACGACCGCGAAGATGCGCGCGCTCGCCGTTCTCAGCGTATCCTCCAGTGTCACGATCAACGAGCTCTCCGTCTTCGCCGTGACCGAGCAATCGACGATGAGCCGCACCTTGGACTCTCTCGAGCAGCAGGGCTACATCCGCCGTCAGCCGCGTGCCGAAGACATGCGCATCCGTGATGTCTCGATCACCGAAGAAGGCCGCGCCGCCTTCGAGAAAGTGTGGCCGACCATGTACGACCTGTTCCTCCAGATGTTCGACGGCGTTGACGAAGCCGAATACCGCACCTTCATCTCGACCCTGCACAAGGTGCTGCACAATATCAGGAAGCATGAGATCTGA
- a CDS encoding MarR family transcriptional regulator, protein MAEPESATVDLEIIVQGAQEGKKLELRLWLRMLSTTKLISQEIRRRLRNEFGATLPQFDLMAQLYREREGLRLGELSKRTMVTNGNVTGLVERLEADGLVLRVTPDGDRRVTVAKLTEKGETSFSAMAAAHEGWLRDMMADVDPAIVSELWRDIGAVKSSVSNHLSGADFD, encoded by the coding sequence ATGGCAGAACCGGAAAGTGCAACCGTTGACCTGGAGATCATCGTTCAGGGCGCGCAGGAAGGCAAAAAGCTGGAGTTGCGGCTCTGGCTGCGCATGCTCTCGACCACGAAGCTGATCTCGCAGGAAATTCGTCGTCGGCTGCGCAATGAGTTCGGTGCGACCCTGCCACAATTCGATCTGATGGCGCAGCTCTATCGCGAACGCGAGGGTCTCCGGCTCGGGGAGCTGTCGAAGCGAACCATGGTCACCAACGGCAATGTCACCGGGCTTGTCGAACGGCTGGAAGCGGATGGCCTCGTGCTGCGCGTGACACCCGATGGCGACCGGCGGGTGACGGTCGCGAAGCTGACGGAGAAGGGCGAGACGTCGTTCAGCGCCATGGCTGCGGCCCATGAAGGCTGGCTGCGCGACATGATGGCTGATGTGGACCCTGCTATCGTCAGCGAGCTGTGGCGCGATATCGGCGCGGTGAAATCATCGGTCAGCAATCATTTGTCAGGCGCCGACTTCGATTGA
- a CDS encoding NAD(P)/FAD-dependent oxidoreductase translates to MGDHDYIIVGSGINALVAAAMLGKKGHKVLVFERNDRIGGCLRTEEITQPGFIHDVMATTMVLLLTSPAYGAIGKDLEARGLEFAHADLPTGVLRPDGSHVVFSKNRQRNIATFDELSLGDGQTFSREMAALAADAPFLFSLLGGALWSGSTLKAVAGQGWNRGLRKLAAWFGEALTPARGYLETTYRSEDIHALWAPWVLHCGLGPESAYSAEMLKVIGFALELGGAPIVKGGAGKLLAAFERLIADNGGEIRISADVEAIIPGPNRRAGGVRLANGEILRAKAGVICSVTPKQLYDRLMADWPDPLPTEIKSSVASYRYGKGNMQIHYALSEPPRWKADAELGKVALLHLTSGLDGVSRAANECERGLLPEEPTICVGQPVALDPSRAPEGKSILWLQLPEAPRRIKGDAAGEIATPEDGRWTEEVRERYADRVEALLSSHIENFAGIKLARRAYSPGDLEAMNMNLVGGDPYGGYCGLDQLFIWRPFKSSVNHRTHITGLYHIGASAHPGAGLGGGSGFLLASSLK, encoded by the coding sequence ATGGGCGATCATGATTACATCATCGTCGGCAGCGGCATCAATGCGCTCGTCGCAGCCGCAATGCTCGGCAAAAAGGGACACAAGGTGCTCGTCTTCGAGCGCAATGACCGCATCGGCGGTTGCCTGCGCACCGAGGAGATCACCCAGCCCGGCTTCATCCACGACGTCATGGCAACGACCATGGTGCTGCTCCTCACCTCGCCGGCCTATGGCGCCATCGGCAAGGATCTCGAGGCGCGGGGCCTGGAATTTGCCCATGCCGACCTTCCCACAGGCGTGCTGAGGCCTGACGGTTCGCATGTCGTCTTTTCCAAGAACAGGCAGCGAAATATAGCCACCTTCGACGAGTTGTCGCTCGGCGACGGGCAGACTTTCTCCCGCGAGATGGCAGCCCTTGCTGCCGATGCGCCATTCCTGTTTTCCCTGCTCGGCGGCGCGCTGTGGTCGGGCTCGACCCTGAAGGCCGTTGCCGGGCAAGGCTGGAACCGCGGCCTGCGCAAACTCGCCGCCTGGTTCGGCGAAGCCTTGACGCCGGCACGCGGCTACCTCGAAACCACCTATCGGTCGGAAGACATTCATGCGCTCTGGGCACCCTGGGTGCTTCATTGCGGCCTCGGGCCGGAAAGTGCCTATTCCGCCGAGATGCTGAAGGTCATCGGCTTTGCGCTGGAGCTGGGCGGCGCGCCGATCGTCAAGGGCGGCGCCGGGAAACTGCTGGCCGCCTTCGAACGGCTGATTGCCGATAATGGCGGCGAAATCCGTATAAGTGCCGATGTCGAGGCCATCATCCCAGGCCCCAATCGCCGCGCCGGCGGCGTGCGCCTCGCAAATGGCGAGATATTAAGGGCAAAGGCCGGAGTGATCTGCTCCGTGACCCCAAAACAGCTCTACGACCGGCTGATGGCGGATTGGCCGGATCCATTGCCGACCGAGATAAAATCCAGCGTTGCCAGCTACCGCTACGGCAAGGGTAACATGCAAATCCACTACGCGCTTTCCGAGCCGCCGCGCTGGAAGGCCGATGCCGAACTCGGCAAGGTGGCGCTGCTGCATCTGACCTCCGGCCTCGACGGCGTCTCGCGCGCCGCCAACGAATGCGAGCGCGGGCTATTGCCTGAGGAGCCCACCATCTGCGTCGGGCAGCCGGTCGCACTCGATCCCAGCCGCGCGCCGGAAGGCAAATCGATCCTCTGGCTGCAGCTTCCCGAAGCGCCGCGCCGCATCAAGGGCGATGCCGCCGGCGAGATCGCGACGCCGGAAGATGGCCGTTGGACGGAAGAGGTGCGCGAGCGCTATGCCGACCGCGTCGAGGCGCTGCTATCAAGCCATATCGAGAACTTCGCGGGCATAAAGCTCGCACGCCGCGCCTACTCTCCGGGTGATCTGGAAGCGATGAACATGAACCTTGTCGGCGGCGACCCTTATGGCGGCTATTGCGGCCTCGACCAGCTTTTCATCTGGCGTCCCTTCAAGTCATCTGTTAACCACCGCACCCACATAACGGGCCTCTACCACATCGGCGCCTCGGCGCATCCCGGTGCAGGCCTTGGTGGGGGCTCCGGCTTCCTGCTGGCATCATCGCTGAAGTAA